The genome window AAATCATTAGTCTTCCAGAGATTCCAATGGTAGGGTCGGATGCAAAAGACATTTTAATTTTAAAAGGCAATTTTCTTCTAAAATTCCGATCTGGTAAAATACTCGTCGAAAAAGGAAATTTTGATACATCTTGGTTTAAGATTAATTTAACAGGCGTCATCCGCTTGGCGGATTCATTTTCATACAGCAATATCGATCTTAAAATTTGTGCAACAGCTCAAGAAAAATTTGCGAATGAAAGACCAGATTTAGCAGGCATGCTTGCTATTTTACCACAAGAGAATGGGCGAGGTTGCTTGCCGATAAAAGGAACAATTTCCGCACCCCAATTCGACATACCAGCATTAACTGGTGCAACGGGATTCGGAACACCGCCACTGCCTGGCGATGGAAGCCAACCAAACGCAACAAATGATCCGATTGTAAAAGATGCGAGCTCTACTGAGGAAGGGGATCAATAAGACCAATCTTACCGCTTAATATGGAATGAAAACTTTCCCACTTTCATCTCAAATGTCTAATTCTTTTGCCAACAATTGCACGCTTAAGAAAGATCTTGATATAAGGATTGATAAAAGAATAAAAATATGCTATAAATGATTGTTTATATTTTTTTGACTGAATCAATTCGTAGCATAACATCTAAGTTAGGCTACGAATTGTATTGAGAGTTTTATTTTAGTCCAGACTTAGCTGCATCCAGTTGTAGATCCACAAGATTGACATTTAAGACAAGAACCATTCCTTACCATTTCGAAAGATCCACATTCTACACAAGAATCACCAGTATATCCTTTGGTTCTTGCTTCTTGTATGATTCTCATGGTGTCTTTTGTCGTCTTCAATTTTGTTTCTGCCAATGCTACAGCCGAGTTAACGGAGGCTAATGGTGAATCTTTGTATTCTTTATCAAGAGCACCAGAAATTGAAAGTGTTTTTACTTCTTGCATAACGGCAGCCGATGACTCAGTTGAGCTTTTAGTTTTCTCTGAAACAACAGCTTGCTTTGGCAATTCATCACGAGATGGATCATCTGGCAGAACTTGCGAAGATTTTCTTCCCACTTCATCTGCACGTAAATCTTCAGGACTCACTTGAGCTAAATCATATCGTCCCAAATAAGTCACGGCAAGTTCTCTGAATAGATAATCTATTACCGAAGTACTCATTTTTATATGCGGATTCCCAGAAACCATTCCATTTGGTTCGAATTTGAAAAATGTGAAAGCTTCAACAAATTCTTCTAACGGAACTCCATGCTGTAATCCCAAAGACACAGAAATAGCAAATGCATTCATCAAACTTCTAAATGCAGCACCTTCTTTATGCATATCAATGAAGATTTCTCCAATCTGTCCGTCTTCATATTCACCAGTTCGCAGATAGACCTTATGTCCACCGACCATAGCTTTTTGAGTATATCCTGCTCTTCGATTAGGAAGTCGACGTCTCTGAGATACATATTTATAGACAATTCTTTCTGCTACTTCTTTGGTATTCGTGGCAGCCGATGCTGTGTTCATTGGAAGCTCATCTTCCTCATCTGCAAAACTCAATAATTGAAATACTGAGTTTAGTGGTTGGGAAAGTTTCGATCCGTCTCGATACAATGCATTAGCCTTTACCATCATCTTCCAAGATTGGTAGTAAGCGTCTTTTATATCAGCCACTGTCGCATCTTCTGGGAGATTGATAGTTTTCGAAATCGCACCACTAATAAAAGGTTGGGCTGCCGCCATAACACGAATATGCGACCCATAAGATAAGAATCTCTTACCATATTTTCCACATTTGTTTGCACAATCAAAAACAGCTAAATCCTTTTCCTTCAAGAAAGGTGCATTCTCAACTGTCATAGTTCCACAAACATAATCGTTAGCTTGAGTAATTTCTTCTTCAGTAAAGCCTAATTTATTTAGGAGATTGAAATTTGGTTCGTTGTAGACCTCTGGACCGATTCCAAGATTTACTTTTAAGAAATCTTCACCAAGTGTAAATTTATTGAACGCAAATTGAATATCAAAAACAAAAGGTAAATCCTTTTCCAATTTATCAAGGATCTCATCAGTAAACCCTTTGGCTTTCAAATTCTGAGTGTTGATTCCCGGTGCACCTCTAAAAGTTGCATGTCCTTTGCAATAATTAACGATTGCTTCAATCTCACTCGCTGAATATCCTAACTTCTTCAATCCATATGGAACGGATTGATTGATAATTTTGAAATAACCACCACCAGCCAGTTTTTTGAATTTAACTAAAGCAAAGTCAGGTTCAATTCCAGTAGTATCACAATCCATAACCAATCCAATCGTGCCAGTCGGTGCGATAACTGTAACTTGTGCGTTCCGATAACCGTGTTCTTCACCTAACTTAACTGCAAGGTCTGAATCCTGTCTTGCAGCATTGAGTAAATAAGATGGGCAATAGGCTGGATCAATTCCGATTGGTGTAATAGTAAGTTTTTCGTATTCCTCGCGAGGAGCATTGTATGCGGCTCTTCTATGATTGCGCATAACGCGAAGCATATGGCTTTTATTCTTTTTGTATCCGTCAAAAGCTCCCAATTCTTTTGCCATTTCCGCTGAAGTCGCATAGGCTGTCATATGCATGATGGACGTGATCGCACCTGTGATAGCCATCGATTCCTTGGAATCATAAGGAATTCCCATTACCATAAGAAGAGAACCAAGATTCGCATAACCCAATCCTAAAGTTCTAAACTTATAAGAAAGTTCAGCTATTTCTTTGGAAGGAAATTGCGCCATAGTAACAGAAATTTCAAGAATGATTGTCCAGATTTTGCAGAGGTAGCGGAAATCTTCAACTTGGAAAGTTCCATCTTCATGATTTATGAATTTTTGAAGATTCGCAGAAGCTAAGTTACATGCCGTATTATCCAAGAACATATATTCGGAGCAAGGATTGGATGCTTTGATCTCTCCATCTTCTGGACATGTATGCCATTCATTGATTGTAGAGTGATACTGAGTTCCTGGATCTGCAGAAGCCCAAGCAGAATAAGCAATTTTCTCCCAAAGGTCTCTTGCTCGAAGAGTTCTGGTCGGTTTTGACTCTCGATTCTCTTTTGCAGATTTTTCTAATTCTGTTCGATTGTATAGATGCCAATTTTCGTCCTTATCGACCGCATCCATAAAGGAATTAGGAATTCGAACGGAATTATTGCTATTCTGTCCAGATACTGTATTGTATGCATCGGACTGCCAATCGGTTGTCAATTCATCGAATAAGATTTCTTTGAACCCTTGTTTCGCTAGATCGATAACTCTTTTGATGTAGTTGTCAGGCACGAAAGATTTTTTTGCAATTTTGATAGCTTTTTTGAGTCTAGGGTTTTCCAAAGGAACAAATCGGCTGTCTTCTGTTAGAGGCTTTCCTTCATCTGAAATATAGCAAGCCTGCATGATATCATTGAGTAAGCGGTTATTGATTACTGATCCAGTTACGAGAGATGCAACTTTTTTCTCTTCTTCCACTTTCCAATTGATAAATTCTTCAATATCAGGATGATCTAAATCCAAACAGACCATCTTTGCTGCACGTCTTGTAGTTCCACCAGACTTGATTGCGCCAGCTGCCCGATCTCCAATTTTCAGAAAACTCATAAGTCCGGAGCTTTTGCCACCGCCAGACAGAGGTTCATCTACACCTCGCAAATTGGAAAAATTGGTTCCTGTTCCTGATCCATATTTAAATAATCGCGCTTCACGAACCCAAAGATCCATGATTCCGCCTTCGTTTACAAGATCATCATCCACACTTTGGATAAAACAAGCGTGTGGCTGAGGATGCTCATAGGAAGATGCAGATTTAGTCAATTTTCCTGATTTAGGATCTACATAAAAATGTCCTTGTGATTTGCCGTCGATTCCATACGCCCAATGCAATCCCGTATTAAACCATTGAGGTGAATTGGGAGCTGCCATTTGGTTTGCGAGCATGAAGATAACCTCTTCATAGAAGCATCTGGCACTTTCATCATCGGAAAAGTAGCCGTGTTTTTTGCCCCAATAAGTCCAGCAACCAGCCAACCTATGAAAAACTTGTCTTGAATCTCCTTCTCCCGTGAATCGATCTTCTGGAGCCAGAGAATTCAGCTTCTCTTCATCTGGAACGGATCTCTGTAGCCATTCTGGAATTCCTTCTTCAGCTACTTTCTTCAAATATTTTGGGATTCCTTTTCTTCGGAAGTATTTCTGTGCTAAAATATCTGTTGCGACTTGCGACCAAGAGTCGGGAACAGCAACATCTTTCGCTTCGAAGACAACGGAACCATCTGGATTAGCAATTTTGGAATTTCTTTTTGTCCAGTTGATGCCTGGGTATGTTTCAGTATGATTTTTTGTAAAGTGACGTTCAAGTTTCATGGGCGAGAAAAGCTCCGATTTCAAGATAGATGGAATTATGTCACTATGATCTAAACCTAATTAGTTTCACCAAAAAAATCTTGGCTCTACGCACAAAATTACAATTTCCTTTAGAAAAAATCAACCCAATCTAATAGATTTTGCCTTGTCATTTTTAGCCCGTCCAAGACTCTGGCAATTGCTGACAATCCCCTTTAGCTCAGTTGGTAGAGCAAATGACTGTTAATCATTGGGTCGCTGGTTCGAGCCCAGCAGGGGGAGCAGCTTTTTTTCCCGCAAGATGGCTTATTCTAGCTTTCTAAATCAACTTTTTCTCCCTGACTAAGATTTATTTCGAGTGCATAAATTGCAAAATGCACCGGGCGATGAATCAATTGCTGAGATTTTTCCCTCAATGTCTTAGAATTTTACTCAATTTATCATTCATAATTTCTTTTTCTATCATGTTGAAGAAAGATTTCATTACTCAGAATAGTATAAGAAAATACAATTTATTGATTGATAAAATTTGCTTATTCTTAAACTGTTTTGCATCACAGAGTAAAGAATCATTATGAAAAAAAATAGAATCATCATAGTCGGTGGCGCTTTGGCGGGTCCAGTAGCGGCTTCAAGAGCAAGAGAGATTGACGAAAATGCAGAAATTATCCTGCTTGAACGAAATACTCGAGTAAGCTACGCACTTGCCGGTTTATCCTTTTATTTAAGTGAAGATGTAAAGAGCTTAGAGGATCTCAATCGCGAAAGAGAAGACTTCTTCAAATCGGTCTATAATATTGATGTTCTAACTAAGACAGAAGTAATTTCGCTGAATCGAAAATCCAAAACACTTCTGATTCGCAATTCCGAAACAGAAAAAACCCTCGAATATGATCGCTTAATTTTTGCAACGGGTGCTGGCTCCCTAAAACCCGCAAACCTTCCTGATATAGAAAACTTTCGTTATTTTCGAACTCTCGATGACCTTGATGCGATTCAGAAAAATTTAATCAATGGAGCAAATCGATTTATCGTTCTTGGTGGTGGTTCAATGGGACTTGAAGCAACGGATGGACTCGTTCGTGGCGGAGGTAAGGTAACATTGATAGAAAAGAACGAACATATTCTTCCTCATTTTAGTAAAAATATTGCAAGCCTCGCTGAACACTCACTTAAGTCACAAGTGGATCTCATCTGCGGCTATCGAGAAATTGAATTCAAAACGCAGAATCGCAAATTGGTAGCTGTGATTGTTGATGGAAAAGAAATCGAAACTGATTTCCTTGTCTGTGCAATTGGAGTTCGTCCAAGAACAGAGCTACTCGCTGAGTCAGGATTGAAATTGAATCCGGACGGATCGATCCCAATTGATAAAAATTGTCGAACAACAGATAAGAATATTTATGCGTGCAGTATTTGCGTGAGCCTTCCAGAATCATTTAGTTCATCTGGATGGATTCCACAAGCTGCAATCGCTGATAAAACAGCTCAGGTGGCAGGAGCCAATGCTGTTGGTCTCGGTTTAGAAATAGGCAAATTCACAGGTTCTATGATAGTTCGTCTCCCCAACACAGAAGTTGGACGAGTTGGATTATCCGAAGATGATATTCGCAATAAATATAAAAAGGGAAAATGGGACAAAGTTTTCATTCAAGCCAATAATATTGAATCTTATATGCCCAATGCATCTCCAATTTTTCTTGAGATTTTCTATAAGAAAGGAAGTTGCAAAATATTAGGACTAGAAGCGATCGGCAGAGATATTAAATCTAGGCTGGATTCTTGTGCTGTTGCGATTCAAGCAGGTATGAATTTGGAAGAGCTATCTCAAGTGGATTTCTCCTATTCACCTGCATTCGGAACATCTAGAGATGCATTGAATGTGGTTTCCACAGTTGCAATGTTTGGTGAACTCAAACTAACTGATTGGATCGAACCGCAAAAAATTATTAACAGCAGAAATAATTATTTTATTGTTGATGTTGGCGTCCAAGAATCTCAAAATAAAATTGCGGATTTCTATCTTAAATTGGAAGATCTACGTTCCAATATTCAGACTTTGATTGAAGCATACAACCAATCCAAAGCAACTGAGATTGCTATCATCAGTAATTCAGGAAGAAGAGGTCATCTTGCACTTAGAATCTTAGACTCGTATGGTCTAAAAGTTAAAAATGTTGCCGGTGGATTCACACTTTTTTCTGCTTTGGAGAAATCTGGCAGATGACTTGGGTAGAGCCAGATTCTTCTGACCAAGTAAAATATGATCCGCAAGAAGTTTTTGAAGCAGGCGAACTCAACCATCATATTTCCAATACTGCTTATCCAATTGCACATGCAATAACATGGAAGCCCTATCGTGTCCGTCTCGAACAACATTTACAGACCGTAGTGAAATCTTTCGAGAACCTAACGGATATTTCATTATATACTCATATACCATTTTGTGAAAAGCGTTGTTACTTCTGTGAATACACAGTTGTTGGAAAGGATGAACTGAGCGAAACTAAGAAATACATGGACTATCTCCGAAAGGAATTGGAGAATTATAGCAATATTTTAGGACGAAAGCGAATTCTTGGATTTGATATTGGAGGAGGAACTCCTTCCTTTGTCGATTCCAAATTGCTAGCAAATCATATTGATGATGTATCTCGTTTTTTTGATTTAGATAAAGATACAGAAATCAGTATTGAGACCACGCCAAAAATCGCAAGTGATGATATAGCAAAATTAAAGGATTACCGTAGCTCAGGAATCAAAAGAATTAGTATGGGTATTCAAGTCACTCAGCCAGATCTATTAAAAATACTCGGCAGATCTGCAAATGGACTAGACCATATCTTCAAAGCAACAGAGAATATTCGCAAAGTAAATTTCAATAAATTCAATATTGATCTTATGTATGGATTTGCGGATCAGACTCTTGAGAGTTGGGAATCTACTCTGAAGGTAGCGATGCAACTCGATCCTGATTATATAACTCTTTATCGTATGAGATATAAATTGACTCGGATCTCCGATCAAGCTTCTAGAATTGAGCTAAGTAAAATTCGACAGATGGCTGATCTCGCTAAGAATTTTTTATCAGCTAATGGTTATTATGCCAATCCTGGCAAAAACACCTATTCAATAATTAACAATGACACAGGAACTAGTAGCTATCTTACTCGTAGGGTAATTCAAGGATTCCCCTATCTAGGACTGGGTTTGGGCGCACAAACATTTACTGATACAACCATTTCTTACAATAGCGGTTCCGTGGGAAAAAATCTAAATCCATACTTCAAAAAGATCGATGATGGTTTACTGCCGATTCAAGACCTCTACAATCTTCCACTCGCGCATATGATGTCGAAGATGATTGCTGTAAGTTTTTATTTTGGCGAAATCAATTTGGAAAGTTTTTACAATAAATTTCATATCAGACTAGAGGATGCTTATACAGATTCTGTCAATTATGCGCTGGAACACGGATTAATGGAATATACGAATAGTATAAACGGATTGGAAATATTAGGAAATGATCACGGAACAAATAGAAGCCAATGCTTGTCACTTACACCCAAGGGTGCTAAGCATTTCAATGGAACTATTGCGCTTTTCTTCGCAAGCAGTATTCAAAAATATCTAATTGAACGAGATCCGACAAAAGCTCAAGATATGGCAATCAATCAAAAACTCGCAGTTAAGATCTCAGCATAAAAAAAGGAAGGGCAATCCCTTCCTGTGACATTTTGAAATTTAGTTGGCTTGCGGAGAATAAACCCCCGCAGCCTTAAAATTTTTTAGAATCAGTGAATTAAGTTAGATTCTCGGCTACCAATTCAGCGATATCTTTCACTTTGATCATATCCACTTTCTCTTCTGATTTGACACCATCAGTGATCATGGTAATGCAGAAAGGGCAGGCAGTTGCAATTGTTGTTGCACCAGTGTCGATCAATTGTTTTGTTCGTTTCACGTTTACACGATCATTGTTTTGCTCTTCCATCCACATCTGAGCTCCACCGGCTCCACAACATAGACCTTTTGTTTTGTTGTCTACAGCTTCAACTAGCTTGCCACCAGACACTTTTTTGACCAAGTCCCTTGGGTTCTCGTAGTTGTCATTGTATCTACCTAAATAGCAAGAATCATGATATGTGTATTTTCCTGAATTGGCATCTTCAGCAACTGTTACATCGATCTTCTTTTCTTTTGCCAATTGATTGATATAATCAGAATGGTGCATCACTTCATAGTTACCACCGAACTGAGGATATTCATTCTTGATTGTATTGTAACAATGAGGACAAGCAGTTACGATCTTCTTAACATTGTATCCATTCATTGTGTCAATATTTTGTTGAGCTAGAGTCTGGTAGAGATATTCATTTCCACCTCTTCTTGCGGAATCTCCAGAACAACCTTCTTCTGTTCCCAAGATTCCAAAGTTCACTTCAGCTTTTTGTAGAATTTTCACAAAAGATTTGGTAATAGATTTATTTCTTTCATCGAAAGCACCAGCACATCCAACCCAATAGAGAAGATCCACATTGGAATCTTCTGCCATGGTTTTTACACCTAGGCCTTCTGCCCAATCTGCTCTAGTATGCGCTCCAACTCCCCAAGGGTTAGAGTTGTTTTC of Leptospira sp. GIMC2001 contains these proteins:
- a CDS encoding vitamin B12-dependent ribonucleotide reductase — its product is MKLERHFTKNHTETYPGINWTKRNSKIANPDGSVVFEAKDVAVPDSWSQVATDILAQKYFRRKGIPKYLKKVAEEGIPEWLQRSVPDEEKLNSLAPEDRFTGEGDSRQVFHRLAGCWTYWGKKHGYFSDDESARCFYEEVIFMLANQMAAPNSPQWFNTGLHWAYGIDGKSQGHFYVDPKSGKLTKSASSYEHPQPHACFIQSVDDDLVNEGGIMDLWVREARLFKYGSGTGTNFSNLRGVDEPLSGGGKSSGLMSFLKIGDRAAGAIKSGGTTRRAAKMVCLDLDHPDIEEFINWKVEEEKKVASLVTGSVINNRLLNDIMQACYISDEGKPLTEDSRFVPLENPRLKKAIKIAKKSFVPDNYIKRVIDLAKQGFKEILFDELTTDWQSDAYNTVSGQNSNNSVRIPNSFMDAVDKDENWHLYNRTELEKSAKENRESKPTRTLRARDLWEKIAYSAWASADPGTQYHSTINEWHTCPEDGEIKASNPCSEYMFLDNTACNLASANLQKFINHEDGTFQVEDFRYLCKIWTIILEISVTMAQFPSKEIAELSYKFRTLGLGYANLGSLLMVMGIPYDSKESMAITGAITSIMHMTAYATSAEMAKELGAFDGYKKNKSHMLRVMRNHRRAAYNAPREEYEKLTITPIGIDPAYCPSYLLNAARQDSDLAVKLGEEHGYRNAQVTVIAPTGTIGLVMDCDTTGIEPDFALVKFKKLAGGGYFKIINQSVPYGLKKLGYSASEIEAIVNYCKGHATFRGAPGINTQNLKAKGFTDEILDKLEKDLPFVFDIQFAFNKFTLGEDFLKVNLGIGPEVYNEPNFNLLNKLGFTEEEITQANDYVCGTMTVENAPFLKEKDLAVFDCANKCGKYGKRFLSYGSHIRVMAAAQPFISGAISKTINLPEDATVADIKDAYYQSWKMMVKANALYRDGSKLSQPLNSVFQLLSFADEEDELPMNTASAATNTKEVAERIVYKYVSQRRRLPNRRAGYTQKAMVGGHKVYLRTGEYEDGQIGEIFIDMHKEGAAFRSLMNAFAISVSLGLQHGVPLEEFVEAFTFFKFEPNGMVSGNPHIKMSTSVIDYLFRELAVTYLGRYDLAQVSPEDLRADEVGRKSSQVLPDDPSRDELPKQAVVSEKTKSSTESSAAVMQEVKTLSISGALDKEYKDSPLASVNSAVALAETKLKTTKDTMRIIQEARTKGYTGDSCVECGSFEMVRNGSCLKCQSCGSTTGCS
- a CDS encoding FAD-dependent oxidoreductase: MKKNRIIIVGGALAGPVAASRAREIDENAEIILLERNTRVSYALAGLSFYLSEDVKSLEDLNREREDFFKSVYNIDVLTKTEVISLNRKSKTLLIRNSETEKTLEYDRLIFATGAGSLKPANLPDIENFRYFRTLDDLDAIQKNLINGANRFIVLGGGSMGLEATDGLVRGGGKVTLIEKNEHILPHFSKNIASLAEHSLKSQVDLICGYREIEFKTQNRKLVAVIVDGKEIETDFLVCAIGVRPRTELLAESGLKLNPDGSIPIDKNCRTTDKNIYACSICVSLPESFSSSGWIPQAAIADKTAQVAGANAVGLGLEIGKFTGSMIVRLPNTEVGRVGLSEDDIRNKYKKGKWDKVFIQANNIESYMPNASPIFLEIFYKKGSCKILGLEAIGRDIKSRLDSCAVAIQAGMNLEELSQVDFSYSPAFGTSRDALNVVSTVAMFGELKLTDWIEPQKIINSRNNYFIVDVGVQESQNKIADFYLKLEDLRSNIQTLIEAYNQSKATEIAIISNSGRRGHLALRILDSYGLKVKNVAGGFTLFSALEKSGR
- a CDS encoding coproporphyrinogen-III oxidase family protein; the encoded protein is MTWVEPDSSDQVKYDPQEVFEAGELNHHISNTAYPIAHAITWKPYRVRLEQHLQTVVKSFENLTDISLYTHIPFCEKRCYFCEYTVVGKDELSETKKYMDYLRKELENYSNILGRKRILGFDIGGGTPSFVDSKLLANHIDDVSRFFDLDKDTEISIETTPKIASDDIAKLKDYRSSGIKRISMGIQVTQPDLLKILGRSANGLDHIFKATENIRKVNFNKFNIDLMYGFADQTLESWESTLKVAMQLDPDYITLYRMRYKLTRISDQASRIELSKIRQMADLAKNFLSANGYYANPGKNTYSIINNDTGTSSYLTRRVIQGFPYLGLGLGAQTFTDTTISYNSGSVGKNLNPYFKKIDDGLLPIQDLYNLPLAHMMSKMIAVSFYFGEINLESFYNKFHIRLEDAYTDSVNYALEHGLMEYTNSINGLEILGNDHGTNRSQCLSLTPKGAKHFNGTIALFFASSIQKYLIERDPTKAQDMAINQKLAVKISA